The Actinocatenispora sera genome has a window encoding:
- a CDS encoding carbohydrate ABC transporter permease: MLAFLLAPVVIVAVVSLFRWSMLAPPEFVGLANYRRMAGDGTVWHSVAVTALYVLIAIPTQTILALLLALLLNTRLRGIRFLRAFFVIPWMATPVVMGEVWKWIFSTQNGALDAFLGLFGVDPIAWLSSGTWALPAVAAVGVWGGTGYTMLFFLAGLQGIPEHLYEASRLDGAGRVQQFFAITLPLLRPTMFFVLVTSIIGSFQVFDTVFAMTKGGPDDATTVLNFKIYATAFQNFDDGYASALAMLLFGLLLLLTLVQVLYFRKRTTYDYS, translated from the coding sequence GTGCTGGCGTTCCTGCTGGCGCCGGTGGTGATCGTGGCGGTCGTCAGCCTGTTCCGGTGGAGCATGCTGGCGCCGCCGGAGTTCGTCGGGCTGGCGAACTACCGGCGGATGGCCGGGGACGGCACCGTGTGGCACTCGGTCGCGGTGACCGCGCTGTACGTGTTGATCGCGATCCCGACCCAGACGATCCTGGCGCTGCTGCTCGCGCTGCTGCTGAACACCAGGCTGCGCGGGATCCGGTTCCTGCGGGCGTTCTTCGTGATCCCGTGGATGGCGACGCCGGTGGTGATGGGCGAGGTCTGGAAGTGGATCTTCTCCACCCAGAACGGTGCGCTGGACGCCTTCCTCGGGCTGTTCGGGGTCGATCCGATCGCCTGGCTGTCGTCCGGTACCTGGGCGCTGCCCGCGGTGGCCGCGGTCGGCGTGTGGGGCGGGACCGGGTACACGATGCTGTTCTTCCTGGCCGGGCTGCAGGGCATCCCGGAGCACCTGTACGAGGCGTCCCGGCTGGACGGGGCCGGCCGGGTGCAGCAGTTCTTCGCGATCACCCTGCCGCTGCTGCGGCCGACCATGTTCTTCGTGCTGGTCACCAGCATCATCGGGTCGTTCCAGGTGTTCGACACGGTGTTCGCGATGACCAAGGGCGGGCCGGACGACGCGACCACGGTGCTCAACTTCAAGATCTACGCCACCGCGTTCCAGAACTTCGACGACGGGTACGCCTCGGCCCTGGCGATGCTGCTGTTCGGCCTGTTGTTGCTGCTGACGCTCGTCCAGGTGCTCTATTTCCGCAAGCGCACCACGTACGACTACAGCTAG
- a CDS encoding carbohydrate ABC transporter permease: MKRVAVYAVLVVGAFVSVFPYLMVVFTSLKTAPELNSTAPWLPALPGTLDNFVSLFDGSIANVSFVAYLWHTVLLTVVLTVGQLVFTTFAAYAFARMRFPGRQLLFWAYVATLMVPNVVTMIPLYLIMRQIGWVDTWMGLVAPYVLGSPYGIFLMRQFFQTLPADLEDAARIDGAGTMSILLRVILPLSKPILGTLTILTIVFSWHNFLWPLIISSSDSTRVVTVGIASLQGNLGADYNLMMAGSFVALVPLIVVFLLFQRSIVRSVALTGLK, encoded by the coding sequence ATGAAGCGGGTGGCGGTGTATGCGGTGCTGGTGGTCGGCGCGTTCGTGTCGGTCTTCCCGTACCTGATGGTGGTGTTCACGTCGCTGAAGACCGCGCCGGAACTGAACTCGACGGCGCCGTGGCTGCCGGCGCTCCCGGGCACGCTGGACAACTTCGTCTCGCTGTTCGACGGTTCGATCGCGAACGTCTCGTTCGTCGCGTACCTGTGGCACACGGTGCTGCTCACCGTCGTACTGACGGTGGGGCAGCTGGTGTTCACCACGTTCGCCGCCTACGCCTTCGCCCGGATGCGGTTCCCCGGACGGCAACTGCTGTTCTGGGCCTACGTGGCGACGCTGATGGTGCCGAACGTGGTGACGATGATCCCGCTGTACCTGATCATGCGCCAGATCGGTTGGGTGGACACCTGGATGGGGCTGGTCGCGCCGTACGTTCTCGGCTCGCCGTACGGCATCTTCCTGATGCGGCAGTTCTTCCAGACGCTCCCGGCCGACCTGGAGGACGCGGCGCGCATCGACGGGGCGGGCACGATGTCGATCCTGCTGCGGGTGATCCTGCCGTTGAGCAAGCCGATCCTCGGCACCCTGACGATCCTGACCATCGTGTTCTCCTGGCACAACTTCCTCTGGCCGCTGATCATCAGCTCGTCGGACTCGACCCGGGTCGTGACGGTCGGGATCGCGTCGCTGCAAGGGAACCTGGGTGCCGACTACAACCTGATGATGGCCGGCAGCTTCGTCGCGCTGGTGCCGCTGATCGTGGTTTTCCTGCTGTTCCAACGTTCCATCGTGCGCTCGGTCGCCCTCACCGGCCTGAAGTGA
- a CDS encoding CGNR zinc finger domain-containing protein — protein MDFDAYAQTAVTLANLPADDPVDPAVAFGPDTRAAQEAGERDLVAVRRAGKRLRRVFELGASGRDAEAVDELNALLVAHPVQPHISGHDGKSWHVHVTGRGSTASAEHIAGAVWGLSVWLCENGSDRFGVCADEQCGNVYLDTSSNNCRRFCSERCATRSHVAAHRARKRAAAVG, from the coding sequence GTGGACTTCGACGCGTACGCGCAGACGGCGGTCACACTGGCGAACCTCCCGGCCGACGACCCGGTCGATCCGGCGGTCGCCTTCGGCCCGGACACCCGGGCCGCACAGGAAGCCGGCGAGCGCGATCTGGTCGCCGTGCGTCGCGCCGGCAAGCGATTGCGGCGGGTGTTCGAGCTCGGTGCCAGCGGCCGCGACGCTGAGGCCGTCGACGAGTTGAACGCGCTGCTGGTGGCCCATCCGGTGCAGCCGCACATCTCCGGCCATGACGGCAAGTCCTGGCACGTGCACGTCACCGGCCGCGGCTCCACCGCCAGCGCCGAGCACATCGCCGGCGCGGTCTGGGGGCTGTCGGTCTGGCTGTGCGAGAACGGCAGCGACCGGTTCGGTGTCTGTGCCGACGAGCAGTGCGGCAACGTCTACCTGGACACCTCGTCGAACAACTGCCGGCGGTTCTGCTCGGAGCGCTGCGCCACCCGCTCGCACGTCGCCGCGCACCGCGCCCGCAAGCGCGCCGCCGCGGTCGGCTGA
- a CDS encoding sensor histidine kinase, producing MLGWIRRAFRLPLRSVAFDASAAAIVAAFSGFVLFASEWWSGLIGFGMAVTLLPRRRWPVPAFAVICVLGLLQLILAGRIQAYDIAVLLAMYTVVKYADRMAWAWLAAATVVVGCAVFGLIGNGTPPETWYRRGATLLIWAIPVWLTGLVLRTRRLYVRSLEERARTAEQERDQRARLAVSDERSRIARELHDVVAHSLAVMIAQADGASYALAGDPATARDAVRTVADTGRGALAEMRRLVAVLRDRGADDPAADRRTERLNDLSVLLDGFQRAGLRVAVTTSGRPRPLPHGLELAGYRIVQESLTNVLKHAGAGTDTTVEIRYRSESVTVTVLDGGSLDSAVPDPVPGGHGLLGMRERVGVYGGTFSAGPRRGAPGWQVTATLPIPADASSPPDPEHATTPPAPREACTEADPGPAASLSGPGGAASPSDSGDRATLPDRADPAVPDLGAPAEPGAPGAAPGGSMAGEPAPHGTVGARPAREGQQLR from the coding sequence GTGTTGGGGTGGATCCGGCGGGCCTTCCGGCTGCCGCTTCGGTCGGTGGCGTTCGACGCGTCCGCCGCGGCGATCGTGGCCGCCTTCTCCGGTTTCGTACTGTTCGCGAGCGAGTGGTGGAGCGGCCTGATCGGGTTCGGGATGGCCGTCACGCTGCTGCCGCGGCGGCGCTGGCCGGTCCCGGCGTTCGCGGTCATCTGCGTGCTCGGGCTGCTGCAGCTGATCCTCGCCGGCCGGATCCAGGCGTACGACATCGCCGTGCTGCTGGCGATGTACACGGTGGTGAAGTACGCGGACCGGATGGCCTGGGCGTGGCTCGCCGCGGCGACCGTCGTCGTCGGCTGCGCCGTCTTCGGCCTGATCGGCAACGGCACGCCGCCGGAGACCTGGTACCGGCGCGGCGCCACGCTGCTGATCTGGGCGATCCCGGTCTGGCTGACCGGTCTGGTGCTGCGCACCCGCCGCCTCTACGTGCGCAGCCTGGAGGAACGTGCCCGTACCGCCGAGCAGGAGCGCGACCAGCGGGCCCGGCTGGCCGTCTCCGACGAGCGCAGCCGCATCGCCCGGGAACTGCACGACGTGGTCGCGCACAGCCTCGCCGTGATGATCGCCCAGGCCGACGGTGCCTCGTACGCGCTCGCCGGCGATCCGGCCACCGCCCGGGACGCCGTGCGTACCGTCGCCGACACCGGCCGCGGCGCGCTCGCCGAGATGCGCCGGCTGGTCGCCGTGCTGCGCGACCGCGGTGCCGACGACCCGGCCGCCGACCGCCGGACCGAGCGGCTCAACGACCTGTCCGTCCTGCTCGACGGGTTCCAGCGGGCCGGGCTGCGGGTCGCGGTGACCACCTCGGGCCGGCCCCGGCCGCTGCCGCACGGCCTCGAACTCGCCGGGTACCGGATCGTGCAGGAGTCGCTGACCAACGTGCTCAAGCACGCCGGCGCCGGCACGGACACCACCGTGGAGATCCGGTACCGGTCGGAATCGGTCACCGTCACCGTGCTCGACGGCGGCTCGCTCGACTCGGCGGTACCGGACCCGGTGCCCGGCGGCCACGGCCTGCTCGGCATGCGCGAACGGGTCGGTGTCTACGGCGGTACGTTCTCCGCCGGCCCGCGCCGCGGCGCCCCGGGATGGCAGGTCACCGCCACCCTCCCGATCCCTGCCGACGCCAGCTCCCCGCCGGATCCCGAGCACGCGACCACACCACCGGCCCCGCGCGAGGCCTGCACCGAGGCAGATCCCGGCCCCGCCGCCTCGCTGTCGGGCCCGGGCGGTGCCGCCTCGCCGTCGGATTCTGGCGACCGCGCCACGCTGCCGGATCGCGCCGACCCCGCGGTACCGGACCTCGGCGCGCCGGCCGAGCCCGGCGCGCCCGGGGCCGCGCCGGGTGGCTCGATGGCCGGCGAACCGGCCCCGCACGGTACGGTCGGCGCACGGCCGGCGAGGGAAGGGCAGCAACTCCGATGA
- a CDS encoding ABC transporter substrate-binding protein translates to MHGWQRRSVLTAMTGGAAALGLVACGGGASGGGKGNGKGTVVFRIWDETQQPGYEKSAAAFHRKHPDITVKVEQLPYPQYWSKLTTEVAAGKGPDIFWNTVSYFPELATQGVLVDLTDLIKQDSVDMSAFYPQVVDSYRHQGKQYGMPADFGVTGMVYNADLFQAAGLPHPGQLTWAPDGSGTLLALARKLTVDENGRHPDQAGFDPKHVKQWGFCAENHNQTQYLNWIPQNGGTFMDKPFGTFTFDQPKAIQALQWQSDLINKWHVAFPPSAGSALDLFNRGQVAMYPCVNAILPFIAPKVKFTVGVTNLPSGPEGAANNVNGLSFALARTGRNQKAAWEVVKWFASAESQHIMGSGGYVWPALKSEGQSYLDYWQGKGQDFGPFRQAATGPTTLLPETPAWNACETTIDNTFQPMFQGSKPVPATARGLVSKLNQQIATK, encoded by the coding sequence ATGCACGGATGGCAGAGGCGCTCGGTGCTCACCGCGATGACCGGCGGTGCCGCGGCGCTGGGACTGGTCGCCTGCGGCGGCGGCGCGAGCGGCGGCGGCAAGGGCAACGGCAAGGGCACGGTCGTGTTCCGCATCTGGGACGAGACCCAGCAGCCCGGCTACGAGAAGTCCGCGGCGGCCTTCCACCGGAAGCATCCCGACATCACCGTCAAGGTCGAGCAGCTGCCCTACCCGCAGTACTGGTCGAAGCTGACCACCGAGGTGGCCGCCGGCAAGGGGCCGGACATCTTCTGGAACACCGTCTCCTACTTTCCCGAGCTGGCCACCCAGGGCGTGCTGGTCGACCTGACCGACCTGATCAAGCAGGACTCGGTGGACATGTCGGCGTTCTACCCGCAGGTCGTCGACTCGTACCGGCACCAGGGAAAGCAGTACGGGATGCCGGCCGACTTCGGCGTGACGGGGATGGTGTACAACGCCGACCTGTTCCAGGCGGCCGGGCTGCCCCACCCGGGCCAGCTGACCTGGGCGCCGGACGGCTCCGGCACGCTGCTCGCGCTGGCGCGCAAGCTGACCGTGGACGAGAACGGCAGGCACCCGGACCAGGCCGGCTTCGACCCGAAGCACGTCAAGCAGTGGGGCTTCTGCGCCGAGAACCACAACCAGACGCAGTACCTGAACTGGATCCCGCAGAACGGCGGGACCTTCATGGACAAGCCGTTCGGGACGTTCACCTTCGACCAGCCGAAGGCGATCCAGGCGCTGCAGTGGCAGTCGGATCTGATCAACAAGTGGCACGTGGCGTTCCCGCCGTCGGCCGGCTCCGCGCTCGACCTGTTCAACCGCGGGCAGGTCGCGATGTACCCGTGCGTCAACGCGATCCTGCCGTTCATCGCGCCGAAGGTGAAGTTCACCGTCGGCGTCACCAACCTCCCGTCCGGGCCCGAGGGCGCGGCCAACAACGTCAACGGGCTCTCGTTCGCGCTGGCCAGGACCGGCCGGAACCAGAAGGCGGCCTGGGAGGTCGTCAAGTGGTTCGCGTCGGCCGAGTCGCAACACATCATGGGATCCGGCGGCTACGTCTGGCCGGCGCTGAAGTCCGAGGGGCAGTCCTACCTCGACTACTGGCAGGGCAAGGGGCAGGACTTCGGCCCGTTCCGGCAGGCGGCGACCGGGCCCACCACGTTGCTGCCGGAGACACCCGCCTGGAACGCCTGCGAGACCACTATCGACAACACCTTCCAGCCGATGTTCCAGGGCAGCAAGCCGGTCCCGGCCACCGCCCGCGGCCTCGTCAGCAAGCTCAACCAGCAGATCGCCACCAAGTAA
- a CDS encoding SAM-dependent methyltransferase encodes MADTGAPVRWRTAMETALYGDQGFFTTGAGPAGHFRTSAQTVPMARAIGALLVRLDAALGRPARLDVVDVGAGGGELLTALAAGTPTELAGRVRYTGVDLAPRPRLLPSPVDWRHELPAQVTGLLLATEWLDNVPVDVAEAGPDGVPRLVLVDPATGAETLGPPLTGRDAGWLDRHWPLAGPGARAEIGHPRDDAWADATARLVRGVAVAVDYGHHAGARPYPGTLTGYRDGRQVPPVPDGSTDLTAHVAWDSLLAPGDLLVRQREALRALGVTGARPPLADAATDPAGYLRALAAATHAAEVTDPTGLGGHHWLLRPAGIDLADLGLPA; translated from the coding sequence ATGGCGGACACGGGCGCTCCGGTGCGGTGGCGGACGGCGATGGAGACGGCGCTGTACGGCGATCAGGGGTTCTTCACCACCGGCGCCGGGCCGGCCGGGCACTTCCGGACCAGCGCGCAGACGGTGCCGATGGCCCGCGCGATCGGCGCCCTGCTGGTACGGCTGGACGCGGCGCTCGGCCGACCGGCGCGCCTGGACGTGGTCGACGTGGGCGCCGGTGGCGGCGAGCTGCTGACCGCGCTCGCTGCGGGTACGCCCACCGAACTGGCCGGCCGGGTCCGGTACACCGGCGTCGATCTCGCACCGCGTCCCCGGCTGCTGCCGTCCCCGGTCGACTGGCGGCACGAGCTACCGGCACAGGTCACCGGGCTGCTGCTGGCCACCGAGTGGCTCGACAACGTACCGGTGGACGTGGCCGAGGCCGGGCCGGACGGGGTGCCGCGGCTCGTCCTGGTCGACCCGGCGACCGGCGCCGAGACACTCGGCCCGCCGCTGACCGGCCGGGACGCCGGCTGGCTCGACCGTCACTGGCCGCTGGCCGGGCCGGGGGCGCGCGCCGAGATCGGTCATCCACGAGACGACGCGTGGGCCGACGCCACCGCCCGGCTGGTACGGGGCGTCGCGGTCGCCGTCGACTACGGTCACCATGCCGGCGCCCGGCCGTACCCGGGCACGCTGACCGGCTACCGCGACGGCCGGCAGGTGCCGCCGGTACCGGACGGGTCGACCGACCTGACCGCGCACGTGGCCTGGGACTCCCTGCTCGCCCCGGGCGATCTGCTGGTACGCCAGCGCGAGGCGCTGCGCGCGCTCGGGGTCACCGGGGCCCGGCCGCCGCTCGCGGACGCGGCGACCGACCCGGCCGGGTACCTGCGCGCGCTGGCGGCGGCCACGCACGCCGCCGAAGTGACCGACCCGACCGGACTGGGCGGCCACCACTGGCTGCTGCGTCCGGCCGGCATCGACCTCGCCGACCTGGGCCTGCCGGCCTGA
- a CDS encoding glycoside hydrolase family 36 protein, protein MPTDPVTLTTAPPPVDSLDVHGMRLHLDADSGKPEATIVTAAPDVLEVRVTAPPGAGTLDIDWDVPADDATVYWQPDYAQRRHLPAEWGSRRSVSLLRSAPVGALVDAADRNVACWSLSETSHRIQVRREGIREESARFRCTVRISLSGTEDPVVLRVDRRRLPYWSVLADVASWWDELLPEPPMPAPPAGRAPTYCTWYSMHQELTADRIERAAEDARALGFGALIVDDGWQTDDTSRGYWYCGDWEVAAGKMGSLAEHVARVRSAGLSYLLWLAPPLLGRRSPARARFADRTLGSLSAQDADILDPRYPEVRAHLTDVCARLLDGTDVDGFKLDFLDAWLVADPPPAGTGTDVPDVESAVARWLTELRAELTKRRSTVLLEFRQNYTGPAMQRYGNLFRAADCPMDIVDNRTRTLDVRLLLPGRTVHSDPILWNPTGSAVYAAEQLLCALFSVPQVSVELSELPAEHRRMLSHWLGFHTAHSQTLVVGAIEPSRPDLAYPVVRARGDGETIVAAYAKLPVTVDDTDPPTVILVNATGSEGLVVDVAAANGARVTSVRDHCGDPLPLPATALSPGLTRLAVPRAGLVELAVG, encoded by the coding sequence ATGCCGACCGACCCGGTGACCCTCACCACCGCGCCGCCCCCCGTGGACTCGCTCGACGTTCACGGGATGCGGCTGCACCTCGATGCCGATTCCGGCAAGCCGGAGGCGACGATCGTCACCGCCGCACCGGACGTACTGGAGGTTCGCGTCACCGCGCCGCCGGGCGCCGGGACGCTGGACATCGACTGGGACGTACCGGCCGACGATGCGACGGTGTACTGGCAGCCGGACTACGCGCAACGCCGGCACCTGCCGGCGGAGTGGGGGTCCCGGCGGTCGGTGAGCCTGCTGCGGTCCGCGCCGGTCGGTGCCCTGGTCGACGCCGCGGACCGCAACGTGGCGTGCTGGTCGCTGTCCGAGACCTCGCACCGGATCCAGGTGCGGCGCGAGGGAATCCGGGAGGAGTCGGCCCGGTTCCGTTGCACGGTGCGGATTTCCCTGTCCGGTACCGAGGATCCGGTGGTGCTGCGGGTCGACCGGCGCCGGTTGCCGTACTGGTCGGTGCTGGCCGACGTGGCGTCGTGGTGGGACGAACTGCTCCCGGAACCGCCGATGCCGGCGCCGCCGGCCGGTCGCGCGCCGACCTACTGCACCTGGTACTCGATGCATCAGGAGCTGACCGCGGATCGGATCGAACGGGCCGCCGAGGACGCTCGCGCGCTGGGGTTCGGTGCGCTGATCGTCGACGACGGCTGGCAGACCGACGACACCTCCCGCGGCTACTGGTACTGCGGTGACTGGGAGGTGGCGGCCGGCAAGATGGGCAGCCTGGCCGAGCACGTGGCGCGGGTGCGGTCGGCCGGCCTGAGCTACCTGCTGTGGCTGGCGCCGCCGCTGCTCGGCCGGCGTAGCCCGGCCCGAGCCCGGTTCGCCGACCGCACCCTGGGTTCGCTGTCCGCGCAGGACGCCGACATCCTCGACCCGCGCTACCCGGAGGTGCGGGCGCACCTGACCGACGTGTGCGCGCGCCTGCTGGACGGCACCGACGTGGACGGCTTCAAGCTCGACTTCCTGGACGCCTGGCTGGTCGCCGATCCGCCGCCGGCCGGGACCGGCACCGACGTACCGGACGTGGAGAGCGCGGTCGCGCGCTGGCTCACCGAGCTGCGGGCCGAGCTGACGAAGCGCCGGTCGACGGTGCTGCTGGAGTTCCGGCAGAACTACACCGGGCCGGCGATGCAGCGCTACGGCAACCTGTTCCGCGCCGCGGACTGCCCGATGGACATCGTCGACAACCGGACCCGGACACTCGACGTGCGCCTGCTGTTGCCCGGTCGTACCGTGCATTCGGACCCGATCCTGTGGAATCCCACCGGATCCGCGGTGTATGCCGCGGAGCAGTTGCTGTGCGCGCTGTTCAGCGTGCCGCAGGTGTCGGTGGAGCTGTCCGAGTTGCCGGCCGAGCATCGTCGGATGCTGTCGCACTGGCTGGGCTTCCACACCGCGCACTCGCAGACCCTGGTCGTCGGGGCGATCGAACCGTCCCGCCCGGACCTCGCGTACCCGGTGGTCCGGGCCCGGGGTGACGGCGAGACGATCGTCGCCGCCTACGCGAAGCTGCCGGTCACCGTTGACGACACCGACCCCCCGACGGTGATACTAGTCAACGCCACCGGCTCGGAGGGCCTGGTGGTCGACGTGGCGGCGGCGAACGGTGCGCGGGTGACCTCGGTGCGCGATCACTGCGGCGATCCGCTGCCGCTGCCGGCGACAGCGTTGTCGCCCGGCCTGACGAGACTCGCGGTACCCCGGGCCGGGTTGGTGGAGCTCGCGGTCGGCTGA
- a CDS encoding helix-turn-helix domain-containing protein → MYTEVPAPDLLCAGRFDETPGFTVYRENGARNWMVSLTVANRGDYWADGRHVTIETGDLVVIAPGAVQHYRAAPDGPPWGYWWAHFQPRTAWFSWLRLPELAPGFSLTRLGTGDRLREAVGAFERVHRNATKATVHAPEGRVVETPRSRTGIFATELALNAIEEILLLAAVVHEQRRTQMLDPRIQQVLDRIVADPARPVTVAELARDVALSASRLSHLFRREVGDSIVNVVLAVRLRKAASLLEFSDRAVGRIAADTGFCSPYYFSRQFHARYGLSPTAYRSRVRSHQPV, encoded by the coding sequence GTGTACACCGAGGTTCCGGCGCCGGATCTGTTGTGTGCCGGTCGGTTCGACGAGACGCCGGGGTTCACCGTGTACCGGGAGAACGGCGCCCGCAACTGGATGGTCAGCCTGACGGTCGCGAACCGCGGCGACTACTGGGCCGACGGCCGGCACGTGACGATCGAGACGGGCGACCTGGTGGTCATCGCACCGGGTGCGGTGCAGCACTACCGGGCGGCGCCGGACGGCCCGCCGTGGGGCTACTGGTGGGCGCACTTCCAGCCGCGGACGGCGTGGTTCTCGTGGCTGCGGCTGCCCGAGCTGGCGCCCGGGTTCAGCCTGACCCGGCTGGGCACCGGCGACCGGTTGCGCGAGGCCGTCGGGGCGTTCGAACGCGTGCACCGCAACGCGACGAAGGCGACGGTGCACGCGCCGGAGGGCCGGGTGGTGGAGACGCCGCGCAGCCGGACCGGCATCTTCGCCACCGAGCTGGCGCTGAACGCGATCGAGGAGATCCTGCTGCTCGCCGCGGTGGTGCACGAGCAGCGCCGGACGCAGATGCTGGACCCGCGGATCCAGCAGGTGCTGGACCGGATCGTCGCCGACCCGGCCCGTCCGGTCACGGTGGCCGAACTGGCCCGGGACGTCGCACTGTCCGCCTCCCGGCTGTCCCACCTGTTCCGCCGCGAGGTCGGCGACTCGATCGTGAACGTGGTGCTCGCGGTGCGGTTGCGCAAGGCCGCGTCGCTGTTGGAGTTCTCCGACCGCGCCGTCGGCCGGATCGCCGCGGACACCGGGTTCTGTTCTCCGTACTACTTCAGCCGGCAGTTCCACGCCCGGTACGGGCTGTCGCCCACGGCCTACCGCAGCCGGGTGCGCAGCCACCAACCGGTGTGA
- a CDS encoding bifunctional metallophosphatase/5'-nucleotidase — protein sequence MHAPISRRTILAAGGGIAAATAVGGTGLATAAAADPASTNGYVDVQLLNITDLHGYLQPPADGSGGLITGAGGATVRVGGVAYLASHLKRIRRSDANSIFCSAGDNFSGWPYEVDSQNNEPTIEVLNKLGLRFSSVGNHELDKSTDFLLHHMQDGHRYPYDEPFVDFVDSTGRRFHGADWTFHTGNVVHRDGNRLVAPAYNIEYVDAGRGRRIPIGFIHLTVEGCVEGPGFNCSYQPTLATTDLIAAANRSAAALKRRGVNALIVVMHEGGVAGSDYNAGTNPTGPAFDLAAVADPDIAAIVTGHWHCRFNMMVPGPDGVPRPVTEAGCNGQLVTEVNLKLDPSSGRFVRELTSATNHAVTRDVPADPEVRDIVDYWVAAADRLAATPIARQTGDLVRTPNADGESTLGNFVADFIQWDAEQDGPRAAAEFAFLPVLPPVGRSALTGDLPYATESSEDGVISYGAAWRAYGFDSPIVTVTMTGDAFRRGLEQQWQTQPDGSVKYAPVAVSRQVRYRYDVTKPVGQRIDPATVTIDGAPLDPDRGYRVATNAYTVLAYDGYPAFTEYTDAVRHSLDHEGFIRYLRLRKVVSPPALGRARSATGEHAPSDTPPTGSGSDARPEPPGEPSSR from the coding sequence ATGCACGCCCCGATCAGTCGCCGTACGATCCTCGCCGCGGGCGGGGGCATCGCCGCCGCCACCGCCGTCGGCGGCACCGGACTCGCCACGGCTGCTGCGGCGGACCCGGCCAGTACCAACGGATACGTCGACGTCCAGCTGCTGAACATCACCGACCTGCACGGGTACCTCCAGCCGCCGGCGGACGGCAGCGGTGGCCTCATCACCGGTGCCGGCGGCGCCACGGTCCGGGTCGGCGGGGTCGCCTACCTCGCCAGTCACCTGAAGCGGATCAGGCGCAGCGATGCCAACTCGATCTTCTGCTCCGCCGGGGACAACTTCTCCGGCTGGCCGTACGAGGTCGACTCGCAGAACAACGAGCCCACCATCGAGGTCCTCAACAAGCTCGGGCTGCGCTTCTCCTCGGTCGGCAACCACGAGCTCGACAAGAGCACCGACTTCCTGCTGCACCACATGCAGGACGGGCACCGTTACCCGTACGACGAGCCGTTCGTCGACTTCGTCGACTCCACCGGCCGGCGCTTCCACGGCGCGGACTGGACGTTCCACACCGGAAACGTGGTGCACCGGGACGGCAACCGGCTCGTTGCCCCGGCGTACAACATCGAGTACGTGGACGCCGGGCGCGGCCGCCGGATCCCGATCGGCTTCATCCACCTGACCGTCGAAGGCTGCGTGGAAGGCCCCGGCTTCAACTGCTCGTACCAGCCGACACTCGCCACCACCGACCTGATCGCCGCGGCGAACCGGTCGGCCGCGGCGCTGAAACGCCGCGGCGTCAACGCGCTGATCGTGGTGATGCACGAGGGCGGGGTCGCCGGCAGCGACTACAACGCGGGTACCAACCCGACCGGGCCGGCGTTCGATCTCGCAGCGGTGGCCGACCCGGACATCGCCGCGATCGTCACCGGGCACTGGCACTGCCGGTTCAACATGATGGTGCCCGGACCGGACGGCGTGCCGCGGCCGGTCACCGAGGCCGGCTGCAACGGCCAGCTCGTCACCGAGGTCAACCTGAAGCTCGATCCGTCGTCCGGCCGGTTCGTCCGCGAGCTGACCAGCGCCACCAACCACGCGGTGACCCGGGACGTCCCGGCCGATCCGGAGGTACGGGACATCGTCGACTACTGGGTGGCCGCCGCGGATCGGCTGGCCGCCACCCCGATCGCCCGGCAGACCGGCGATCTGGTGCGCACCCCGAACGCCGACGGGGAGAGCACGCTCGGCAACTTCGTCGCCGACTTCATCCAGTGGGACGCCGAGCAGGACGGCCCGCGCGCCGCCGCCGAGTTCGCGTTCCTGCCGGTGCTGCCGCCGGTCGGGCGCAGCGCGCTGACCGGCGATCTGCCGTACGCCACGGAATCCAGCGAGGACGGCGTGATCTCCTACGGCGCGGCATGGCGGGCGTACGGGTTCGACTCGCCGATCGTCACGGTCACGATGACCGGCGATGCGTTCCGCCGCGGCCTGGAGCAGCAGTGGCAGACCCAGCCCGACGGTTCCGTGAAGTACGCGCCCGTCGCGGTCTCGCGCCAGGTCCGCTACCGCTACGACGTGACGAAGCCGGTCGGGCAGCGCATCGATCCGGCGACCGTGACGATCGACGGCGCGCCGCTCGACCCGGACCGCGGCTACCGGGTCGCGACCAACGCGTACACGGTGCTCGCCTACGACGGCTACCCGGCGTTCACCGAGTACACCGACGCGGTGCGGCACAGCCTCGACCACGAGGGCTTCATCCGGTACCTGCGGCTGCGCAAGGTGGTGTCGCCGCCGGCGCTGGGCCGTGCCCGGTCGGCGACCGGGGAGCACGCGCCGTCCGACACCCCGCCCACCGGGTCGGGGTCGGACGCCCGGCCCGAGCCACCCGGCGAGCCCAGCTCCCGCTGA